In a genomic window of Macaca nemestrina isolate mMacNem1 chromosome 18, mMacNem.hap1, whole genome shotgun sequence:
- the LOC112427422 gene encoding guanine nucleotide-binding protein G(I)/G(S)/G(O) subunit gamma-13 produces the protein MEEWDVPQMKKEVESLKYQLAFQREMASKTIPELLKWIEDGIPKDPFLNPDLMKNNPWVEKGKCTIL, from the exons ATGGAGGAGTGGGACGTGCCGCAGATGAAGAAAGAGGTGGAGAGCCTCAAGTACCAGCTGGCCTTCCAGCGGGAGATGGCATCCAAGACCATCCCTGA GCTGCTGAAGTGGATCGAGGATGGGATCCCCAAAGACCCCTTCCTGAACCCCGACCTGATGAAGAACAACCCATGGGTGGAAAAGGGCAAATGCACCATCCTGTGA